Proteins encoded in a region of the Coffea eugenioides isolate CCC68of chromosome 4, Ceug_1.0, whole genome shotgun sequence genome:
- the LOC113769244 gene encoding uncharacterized protein LOC113769244, translating into MPLIDELLDELHESKYYSKIDLRVGPTLEEHTNHVTEVLEILRPHQLYAKESKCSFAQKQVEYLGHIISAEGVRVDPKKIDSMMQWPRPGNTRQLKGFLGLTGYYRKFVKGYGAIAKPLTTHLKKDGYSWREEAEDAF; encoded by the exons ATGCCCCTTATTGATGAGCTACTGGATGAACTGCATGAATCCAAATACTACTCTAAAATTGACCTCAGAGTAGG TCCTACTCTAGAAGAACATACCAATCATGTTACTGAAGTCCTGGAGATTCTGAGGCCACACCAGCTATATGCAAAAGAGAGTAAGTGCTCATTTGCCCAGAAGCAAGTGGAATATCTAGGCCATATCATTTCAGCAGAAGGAGTAAGAGTTGACCCCAAGAAAATTGACAGCATGATGCAGTGGCCAAGACCAGGGAACACTAGGCAGCTGAAGGGATTTCTTGGTCTGACTGGTTACTACAGGAAGTTTGTCAAGGGATATGGTGCTATTGCAAAGCCTTTAACTACCCACCTCAAGAAGGATGGCTACAGCTGGAGAGAGGAGGCTGAAGATGCTTTTTAG